Proteins from a genomic interval of Neodiprion lecontei isolate iyNeoLeco1 chromosome 2, iyNeoLeco1.1, whole genome shotgun sequence:
- the LOC107222225 gene encoding putative protein PTGES3L: MDCPMLIGNLRKPRIYWYQTDAEIVIRIMLHDVDDYFLSVRTDEFEFSTSVDGVDYYIYLHLFGAITAEKTIHKTTGREVTVYLPKVQKWTPWPRLIYSSKACPHIFVDLDHLASIKPKKEIDWNEREDFATFKRRHNISYIRPDVPSSDEDESAGEENNMIFDF; encoded by the exons ATGGATTGTCCAATGTTAATTGGCAATTTGAGAAAGCCAAGAATTTATTGGTATCAGACGGATGCGGAAATCGTGATTCGTATAATGCTTCACGACGTGGACGATTACTTTCTTAGCGTAAGAACAGACGAGTTTGAATTCAG CACGTCTGTAGACGGCGTCGATTACTATATTTACCTGCATCTTTTTGGTGCAATCACTGCCGAGAAAACTATCCATAAAACAACTGGAAGAGAAGTCACAGTTTACCTTCCAAAAGTTCAAAAGT GGACTCCCTGGCCAAggttaatttattcaagcaaaGCATGTCCACATATTTTTGTGGACCTTGATCACCTTGCCTCAATCAAACCCAAAAAAGAGATTGATTGGAATG AGAGAGAAGACTTTGCTACCTTCAAACGAAGACATAATATATCCTATATAAGGCCAGATGTACCATCTTCGGATGAAGATGAATCTGCTGGAGAGGAAAACAAtatgattttcgatttttaa